A stretch of Borrelia turcica IST7 DNA encodes these proteins:
- a CDS encoding MinD/ParA family protein, with protein sequence MEDQAQSLRDIMRLNNKANFVIDDKIQNSRTRFIAITSGKGGVGKSNIAVGLALKYSSLGKKVLIFDADIGMANINILLGVIPKYSIYHMIMQGRDIKEVITKTEYNIDLLAGASGTTELLDLSDAEMNQFIKELLKVYEYDIVIIDTSAGISRQVISFLFSSDDVVIVTTPEPTSITDAYGIIKVLAHRMENLKNLRLIVNRVANVSEGKVVAKKVIDISSQFLNLNIDYLGYVYEDQNIRNSVFKQRPFILLSPNSKASYCLDSIVATLEEVSLDNKKRRGVIGFISKFFGMER encoded by the coding sequence ATGGAAGATCAGGCTCAAAGTTTACGAGATATTATGAGATTGAATAATAAGGCTAATTTTGTTATTGATGATAAAATTCAAAATAGTAGAACTAGATTTATTGCTATTACTAGTGGTAAGGGTGGGGTTGGTAAGAGTAATATTGCTGTGGGGCTTGCCCTTAAATATTCAAGTCTTGGGAAGAAGGTTTTAATATTTGATGCCGATATTGGGATGGCTAACATAAATATTTTGCTTGGTGTTATTCCAAAGTACAGTATTTATCATATGATTATGCAGGGTAGAGATATTAAAGAAGTTATAACAAAAACAGAATATAATATAGATCTTTTGGCAGGTGCTTCTGGAACAACAGAACTTTTAGATCTTTCAGACGCGGAGATGAACCAATTTATAAAGGAGCTATTAAAGGTTTATGAGTATGATATAGTGATCATAGATACTAGCGCAGGAATTTCAAGACAAGTTATTTCATTTTTATTTTCTAGTGATGATGTAGTTATTGTTACAACTCCAGAGCCTACTTCTATAACAGATGCTTATGGTATAATTAAGGTTTTAGCCCACAGAATGGAAAATTTAAAGAATTTGAGACTTATTGTTAATAGGGTTGCTAATGTAAGTGAAGGGAAGGTAGTTGCTAAGAAGGTTATTGATATATCAAGTCAGTTTTTAAATTTAAATATTGATTATTTAGGGTATGTTTATGAAGATCAGAATATTAGAAATTCTGTTTTTAAACAAAGGCCTTTTATTTTATTAAGTCCTAATAGTAAGGCTAGTTATTGCCTTGATTCTATTGTAGCTACCCTTGAAGAAGTTTCTTTGGATAATAAGAAAAGAAGGGGCGTAATAGGGTTTATATCTAAATTTTTTGGCATGGAAAGATAA
- the flhF gene encoding flagellar biosynthesis protein FlhF, producing MVQYFTERGPTYNEVIEIIKKKYGKNARVMTYKTISHGGIFGLFSKDWIEVSGYVRYDIGQQQINVEEEKRKILQSIKKQESSSIEDVLKEVKSLKNELAHKKEEINHPTILKIEDILRDNDFSENYIRDVNDFIKKEFSLSGLDDYDKVRDSVVVYIAETIKCSGSIIDNLKKRIFILVGPTGVGKTTTIAKLAAIYGINGDNKNLNIKIITIDNYRIGAKKQIQTYGDIMGIPVKAIESFKDLKEEITQSKDFDLVLIDTIGKSPKDFMKLAEMKELLNACGRDAEFHLAVSSTTKTSDIKEIFHQFSPFNYKTVIFTKLDETTCVGNLISLIHEMRKEVSYITDGQVVPHNISVAEPLTFIKKINGYRISDDVEFIRRIKSKSYY from the coding sequence ATGGTTCAATATTTTACAGAAAGAGGACCAACCTATAATGAGGTCATAGAAATAATTAAGAAGAAATATGGAAAAAATGCTAGAGTCATGACTTATAAGACCATATCTCATGGGGGTATCTTTGGCTTATTTAGTAAGGATTGGATTGAGGTTTCAGGTTATGTTAGATATGACATTGGACAACAGCAAATAAATGTTGAAGAGGAAAAACGTAAAATTCTTCAAAGTATAAAAAAACAAGAGAGTTCTTCAATTGAAGATGTACTTAAGGAGGTTAAATCTCTTAAGAATGAGCTTGCACATAAGAAAGAAGAAATTAATCATCCAACAATCTTGAAAATAGAAGACATTTTGCGTGATAATGATTTTTCTGAAAATTACATAAGAGATGTTAATGATTTTATTAAGAAAGAGTTTAGTTTGTCAGGTCTTGATGATTATGATAAAGTTAGGGATAGTGTTGTGGTATATATTGCTGAGACTATTAAATGCTCAGGTTCTATTATTGATAATCTTAAAAAGAGGATTTTTATTCTAGTAGGTCCAACGGGAGTAGGGAAGACAACCACAATTGCAAAGCTTGCGGCAATTTATGGAATCAATGGTGACAATAAGAACTTAAATATTAAGATTATTACTATTGATAATTATCGTATAGGGGCTAAGAAGCAAATTCAAACTTATGGTGATATTATGGGAATTCCCGTTAAGGCAATTGAGTCTTTTAAGGATTTAAAGGAAGAGATTACACAGTCAAAAGATTTTGATCTTGTTCTTATTGATACTATTGGCAAAAGTCCTAAGGATTTTATGAAACTTGCTGAGATGAAAGAACTTCTGAATGCTTGTGGTCGTGATGCTGAATTTCATTTGGCCGTAAGTTCTACTACAAAAACATCGGACATTAAGGAAATATTTCATCAGTTTTCTCCTTTTAATTATAAGACTGTGATTTTTACGAAACTAGATGAGACAACATGTGTTGGAAATTTAATAAGTTTGATTCATGAAATGAGAAAGGAAGTTTCTTATATCACTGATGGGCAAGTTGTACCTCATAACATTAGTGTGGCAGAACCACTTACTTTTATAAAGAAGATAAATGGATACAGAATAAGTGACGATGTTGAATTCATTCGAAGGATCAAGAGTAAATCTTATTATTGA
- the flhA gene encoding flagellar biosynthesis protein FlhA, with product MDARRNTVLGYLGLANKSDLIVSIGLILIVAGFILPLPAFILDALIAVNLVVSLLIILIVLYSKRSLDFSVFPTLLLVMTIFGLVLNISSTRLILTKGVSFDGQMIRAFGTFVVGSTGTQGLVVGFIIFLIIIAVQFIVITKGATRVAEVAARFALDALPGKQMAIDSAYSSGNLTEEEATRQKNDLQAEVNFYGAMDGASKFVSGNVKVGLLITLINIIGGLLIGVTLQGLNFNDAINNYVSLTVGDGLVSQLPALLISTATGLIVTRSIAKNSFGGEIIEQFTSYSGIYWIVSGFLLFLAFLPGFPTLILILLSLVIAFLAYSLSNLIKNKEFYERQKAEEDKISSYAEREVAPVVPLDPLSLEIGYNLVPIVDDTKTSELLDRIVKIRREIALEFGIVVPKIRIVDNMRLKSNEYSFKLRGVEIGHGEIKLGKFLVINVGADSGIQGDLTKDPSFGLPSLWVNDEGREMAEKLGYTVVDPPSIIATHMTELIKRHASEILTRQDVQNILDVFKKDYGAIVEEVLKDFSVGEIQRVLQGLLREQVSIRNLVTIFETIADFTSITKDIFFLIEKCRQAIGRQIVSGYLDSNLELNVITINPEFEQKIIESRFESNNDLISSLEPNLKAKFVYELFKLINEVQTQGYYPVVLSSESARPVIRVLMSRDLSDIVVISVLEVPKNVKVNVLKTVEVEE from the coding sequence TTGGATGCTAGAAGGAATACTGTATTAGGATATTTGGGGTTGGCTAATAAGTCGGACTTAATAGTTTCAATTGGTTTAATACTTATTGTTGCTGGTTTTATTTTACCACTTCCTGCATTTATTTTAGATGCTTTGATTGCGGTTAATTTGGTAGTGAGTCTTTTAATTATCCTTATTGTTCTTTATTCTAAGCGTTCACTTGATTTTTCTGTTTTTCCAACACTTTTGCTTGTTATGACTATTTTTGGCCTTGTTTTAAATATTTCTTCTACTAGATTAATTTTGACAAAGGGAGTGAGTTTCGATGGTCAGATGATAAGAGCTTTTGGAACATTTGTTGTTGGAAGTACTGGGACTCAGGGTCTTGTTGTTGGATTTATCATATTCCTTATTATAATTGCAGTTCAATTTATTGTTATCACTAAGGGTGCTACAAGGGTTGCTGAGGTAGCTGCTCGTTTTGCGCTTGATGCTCTTCCTGGAAAACAGATGGCTATTGATTCTGCATATAGTTCTGGAAATTTAACGGAAGAGGAAGCTACAAGACAGAAAAATGATTTACAGGCAGAAGTAAATTTTTATGGGGCTATGGACGGTGCTTCTAAGTTTGTTTCAGGGAATGTAAAGGTTGGGCTTTTAATAACTCTTATAAACATTATTGGAGGACTCTTAATAGGTGTTACTCTACAAGGTCTTAATTTTAACGATGCCATTAATAATTATGTGTCATTAACTGTTGGAGATGGACTTGTGTCACAGCTTCCGGCACTATTAATTTCAACAGCAACAGGACTTATTGTTACAAGGTCCATAGCTAAGAATAGTTTTGGAGGGGAAATTATTGAACAATTTACCTCTTATTCGGGAATTTATTGGATTGTATCTGGATTTTTATTGTTTTTGGCGTTTCTTCCAGGATTTCCTACATTAATACTAATTTTGTTAAGTTTAGTAATAGCATTTTTAGCTTATTCACTTTCTAATTTAATTAAGAATAAAGAATTTTATGAGAGACAAAAGGCAGAGGAAGATAAAATATCAAGTTATGCTGAAAGAGAAGTTGCTCCTGTTGTTCCACTAGATCCATTATCTTTAGAGATTGGATACAATCTTGTTCCAATTGTAGATGATACAAAAACTTCAGAATTACTTGACCGTATCGTAAAAATACGCCGTGAGATTGCACTTGAATTTGGAATAGTTGTACCTAAGATTAGAATAGTAGATAATATGCGCCTTAAGTCTAATGAATATTCATTTAAACTTAGAGGGGTTGAGATTGGACACGGGGAGATTAAGCTTGGTAAGTTTTTGGTTATCAATGTAGGTGCTGATTCTGGTATACAGGGAGATCTTACAAAAGATCCTTCATTTGGACTTCCATCTCTTTGGGTGAATGATGAGGGAAGAGAAATGGCTGAAAAGTTAGGTTATACTGTAGTTGATCCACCTTCTATTATTGCTACTCATATGACAGAACTTATTAAGAGGCATGCTTCTGAAATCTTAACTCGTCAAGATGTCCAAAATATTCTTGATGTATTTAAGAAAGACTATGGGGCAATTGTTGAAGAAGTTTTAAAGGATTTTTCAGTTGGAGAGATTCAAAGAGTACTTCAAGGACTTTTAAGGGAACAAGTTTCAATTCGTAATTTAGTTACAATTTTTGAAACAATAGCAGACTTTACAAGTATTACTAAAGATATATTCTTTTTAATTGAAAAATGCAGACAAGCAATTGGAAGACAAATAGTTAGTGGATATTTAGACTCTAACTTGGAACTTAATGTAATAACAATAAATCCAGAATTTGAGCAAAAAATAATTGAATCAAGGTTTGAGTCTAATAATGATCTTATAAGTTCTCTTGAGCCCAATTTGAAGGCAAAATTTGTTTATGAGCTTTTTAAACTTATAAATGAGGTACAAACTCAAGGTTATTATCCTGTTGTGTTGTCAAGTGAGTCTGCACGACCTGTAATAAGGGTGCTAATGAGTAGAGATCTTTCAGATATTGTTGTTATTTCTGTGCTAGAAGTGCCCAAAAATGTTAAAGTTAATGTGCTTAAGACAGTAGAGGTTGAAGAATAA
- the flhB gene encoding flagellar biosynthesis protein FlhB — MSAKEEFLGKNWYIPLNFFASEDEGRTELPTEQKKQKAREEGQVLKSNEINSAISLCILLTVFFFMLSYFAQDLVSVFRWQASKLPEIMSISIYSLNFAYFKAMFGYIIVFLLISFVVNFFINVVQVGFLVTFKPIAPKWDRINPNFSKWIKNSFGSFDAFFNLFKSLSKVVIIFLIYYIILKSNIGKISRISEYSLEEGISIILGLAYRMCFFSVIVLMVISILDYAFQRTRYIENLKMTKEEVKQERKEMEGDPLLRSRMRERMRDILNSNLKITVPQADVVIANPEHFAIAIKWDSKTMLAPKVLAKGQDEIAFIIKQIARDNNIPVVENKTLARALYANVKVNEEIPREYWEIVSKILVKVYSITKNLSRG, encoded by the coding sequence ATGAGTGCTAAGGAAGAATTCTTAGGTAAAAATTGGTATATTCCCCTTAATTTTTTTGCTTCAGAAGATGAAGGGAGAACCGAACTTCCTACTGAGCAGAAGAAACAAAAAGCAAGAGAAGAAGGGCAAGTATTAAAATCAAATGAAATTAATTCAGCCATTAGTCTTTGCATATTATTAACAGTATTTTTCTTTATGTTATCTTATTTTGCACAAGATTTAGTGAGTGTTTTTAGATGGCAAGCCAGTAAACTTCCAGAAATAATGTCTATTAGTATTTATTCATTAAATTTTGCATATTTTAAAGCAATGTTTGGATATATAATTGTATTTCTTTTAATATCATTTGTGGTCAATTTTTTTATTAATGTTGTTCAAGTTGGCTTTCTGGTTACTTTTAAACCTATAGCTCCTAAGTGGGATAGAATAAACCCGAATTTTTCAAAGTGGATAAAGAATTCATTTGGTTCATTTGATGCTTTTTTTAATTTGTTTAAAAGTTTATCAAAAGTTGTTATAATATTTTTGATATATTACATTATTCTAAAAAGCAATATAGGTAAAATCTCAAGAATATCTGAGTATAGTCTTGAAGAAGGCATTTCTATTATATTGGGACTTGCTTATAGAATGTGCTTTTTTTCGGTAATAGTGTTAATGGTTATTAGTATATTGGATTATGCTTTTCAAAGAACTCGTTATATCGAAAATTTGAAAATGACGAAAGAAGAGGTAAAACAAGAGAGAAAGGAAATGGAAGGTGATCCCCTACTTCGTTCTAGGATGAGAGAGAGGATGAGGGATATTTTAAATTCTAATTTAAAGATAACGGTTCCTCAGGCAGATGTAGTAATTGCTAATCCGGAGCATTTTGCTATTGCTATTAAGTGGGATAGTAAGACTATGTTAGCACCTAAGGTGCTTGCAAAGGGACAGGATGAGATTGCATTTATAATTAAGCAAATTGCTAGAGATAATAATATTCCTGTGGTAGAGAATAAAACACTTGCTAGAGCTCTTTATGCTAATGTTAAAGTTAATGAGGAGATTCCAAGAGAATATTGGGAGATTGTTTCAAAAATTCTTGTAAAAGTATATTCTATTACTAAAAATTTAAGTAGAGGTTGA
- the fliR gene encoding flagellar biosynthetic protein FliR: MDINFLVLKSFVVLPVFVRIFLFLRFSPLFSTIRVGYLNFFFSLILSIILVDKINVVYPLDNLFSFVLILLGEAILGLIQAFFVSIIFNVFHLLGFFFSNQMGLAYANIFDVFAEEDSLVISQIFTYLFLLVFLSNDILMRFFFVGVHDSVLNVRIENLVNVGNYEFVTLMLYSFAVLFEKALVISLPILGVLLLLYLILGILSKTSPQMNLLMLSFSVSLCLGLLILYVSFPSLTISVKRVIELALESLQNVLNLFSGILK, encoded by the coding sequence ATGGATATAAATTTTTTAGTTTTAAAATCTTTTGTTGTTTTACCTGTGTTTGTTAGGATTTTTCTTTTTTTAAGATTTTCTCCTCTCTTTTCAACCATAAGAGTAGGTTATTTAAATTTTTTCTTTTCTCTAATTCTTTCTATTATCCTTGTAGATAAAATAAATGTTGTTTATCCTTTAGATAATTTGTTTTCATTTGTGTTGATATTGTTAGGAGAAGCCATTTTGGGGCTTATTCAAGCTTTTTTTGTGAGTATAATTTTTAATGTTTTTCATTTGTTAGGATTTTTTTTCTCAAATCAAATGGGACTTGCTTACGCAAATATTTTTGATGTATTTGCAGAGGAAGATAGTTTGGTAATATCTCAGATATTTACATATCTTTTTTTACTTGTATTTTTATCAAATGATATTTTGATGCGTTTCTTTTTTGTAGGAGTTCATGATTCTGTTTTAAATGTTAGAATTGAAAATTTGGTTAATGTAGGAAATTATGAATTTGTTACATTAATGCTTTATTCTTTTGCCGTTCTTTTTGAAAAAGCTTTAGTAATTTCTTTGCCTATATTAGGAGTACTGTTATTACTTTATTTGATTTTAGGCATACTTTCAAAAACTTCTCCTCAGATGAATTTATTAATGCTTAGTTTTTCGGTTTCTTTATGCTTAGGTCTGCTTATTTTGTATGTTAGTTTTCCAAGTTTGACAATATCTGTTAAGAGAGTAATTGAGCTTGCTTTAGAATCTCTGCAGAATGTTTTAAATTTATTTTCTGGGATTTTAAAATGA
- the fliQ gene encoding flagellar biosynthesis protein FliQ has translation MTTGQIIYLIRISIENIIILSAPMLITALVVGLLISIFQAVTSIQDQTLSFIPKIIIILLTLVIFGPWILKKLMQFTFAVFNQIQNI, from the coding sequence ATGACAACTGGTCAAATTATTTATCTAATTAGAATTTCTATTGAGAATATCATTATTCTCTCGGCTCCAATGTTGATTACAGCACTTGTGGTTGGTCTTTTAATTTCGATTTTTCAAGCAGTCACATCCATTCAAGATCAAACTCTTAGTTTTATTCCTAAAATTATTATAATACTTTTAACTCTTGTTATTTTTGGTCCTTGGATTTTAAAAAAGCTGATGCAGTTTACTTTTGCGGTATTTAATCAAATACAAAATATATAA
- the fliP gene encoding flagellar type III secretion system pore protein FliP (The bacterial flagellar biogenesis protein FliP forms a type III secretion system (T3SS)-type pore required for flagellar assembly.): MKNKLILFLFFGVANFLFAQTKSLQTTTGLNFPFVDFGNSAGGGLVFPLQLLLILTIITLSPAFLVLMTSFLRIAIVLDFIRRALSLQQSPPNQVIMGLALFLTLFTMWPTFNIIYKNAYVPLKDSKITFHEFYDKGIAPLRNFMYKQMSNGRHEEIRLFMSMSNYAKPKNFSEVPTHVLIASFVLHELKVAFKMGILIFLPFIVIDIIVASVLMAMGMIMLPPVMISLPFKLILFVMVDGWTLITGGLIKSFM; the protein is encoded by the coding sequence TTGAAAAATAAATTAATTCTTTTTTTGTTTTTTGGAGTTGCAAATTTTTTATTTGCACAGACTAAATCTTTGCAGACTACTACTGGCCTAAATTTTCCGTTTGTTGATTTTGGAAATTCTGCAGGTGGGGGTTTAGTATTTCCTTTACAGCTTTTATTGATATTGACTATAATAACTCTATCTCCAGCTTTCTTGGTCTTAATGACTTCATTTTTAAGAATAGCAATAGTATTGGATTTTATAAGAAGAGCGTTATCTCTTCAGCAATCTCCTCCAAATCAGGTAATAATGGGATTAGCTTTGTTCTTAACTCTTTTTACAATGTGGCCAACTTTTAACATAATATACAAGAATGCGTATGTACCCCTTAAGGATTCCAAAATAACTTTTCATGAATTTTATGATAAAGGAATTGCTCCACTTAGGAATTTTATGTATAAACAGATGTCTAATGGTAGACATGAAGAGATTAGATTATTTATGAGTATGAGTAATTATGCAAAGCCTAAAAATTTTAGTGAGGTTCCAACTCATGTTTTGATTGCGTCTTTTGTTTTGCACGAATTGAAAGTTGCTTTTAAAATGGGAATTTTAATATTTTTGCCATTCATAGTGATAGATATTATTGTAGCTTCGGTCTTAATGGCAATGGGGATGATAATGTTGCCTCCTGTAATGATCTCTTTGCCATTTAAACTTATTCTTTTTGTCATGGTAGACGGTTGGACTTTAATTACGGGGGGGCTTATTAAAAGCTTCATGTGA
- a CDS encoding flagellar biosynthesis protein FliZ (possible structural component of the flagellum that anchors the rod to the membrane), which produces MDIVSSGLENEADLPIFGDDESKLNSDDIQNISLFNMTDLVKILLFLSFFIFFIFLFKKMIFNHKRVKNDRKLDFIRELAFYEIDNKNSIRIINILGNVYVFLVSANSSVLLREIRQGEELNNLEFELVKDKDLSSENSFKTIINKVLHKSREEDEESLDKDDYTDLEKDIETSLKSKQDRLKKF; this is translated from the coding sequence TTGGATATTGTTTCTTCTGGGCTGGAAAATGAGGCTGATTTACCTATATTTGGAGATGATGAGTCTAAGCTGAATAGTGACGATATACAAAATATATCTCTTTTCAATATGACGGATTTAGTTAAGATATTATTGTTTCTGTCTTTTTTTATCTTTTTTATCTTTTTATTTAAGAAAATGATTTTTAATCATAAGAGAGTAAAGAATGATAGAAAATTAGATTTTATAAGAGAGCTTGCTTTTTATGAAATAGATAATAAAAATTCCATAAGAATTATTAATATACTAGGCAATGTTTATGTATTTTTGGTGTCTGCTAATTCTTCTGTTTTATTAAGAGAAATAAGACAAGGTGAAGAATTAAACAATTTGGAATTTGAACTTGTTAAGGATAAAGATCTGAGTAGTGAAAATTCTTTTAAAACGATAATTAATAAGGTGTTGCATAAGAGTAGGGAAGAAGATGAAGAATCACTTGATAAGGATGATTATACTGACCTAGAAAAAGATATTGAGACTTCTTTAAAGAGTAAGCAAGATAGACTTAAAAAGTTTTAG
- the fliN gene encoding flagellar motor switch protein FliN, which produces MGVDENDFREEKPEIKGVKLPDLIDTLPEGVDPSNFGLLMDVSMQVTVELGRTERKIKDILGMSEGTIITLDKLAGEPVDILVNGKAVAKGEVVVIDENFGVRITEIIKIKND; this is translated from the coding sequence ATGGGTGTAGATGAGAATGATTTTAGAGAAGAAAAGCCTGAAATAAAGGGTGTTAAGCTTCCTGATTTGATTGATACCTTGCCAGAAGGTGTTGACCCTAGTAATTTTGGACTTTTAATGGATGTGTCTATGCAAGTTACTGTTGAACTTGGTAGAACGGAGAGAAAGATTAAGGACATACTTGGTATGTCTGAGGGTACGATTATTACGCTTGATAAGCTTGCGGGTGAACCTGTAGATATTTTGGTAAATGGAAAGGCGGTAGCTAAAGGAGAAGTTGTTGTAATTGATGAGAATTTTGGAGTTAGAATTACTGAAATAATTAAAATTAAAAATGACTAA
- the fliM gene encoding flagellar motor switch protein FliM, with translation MASNPGALSQDDIDSLLESINSSDSLSSDDTLSNVISSPMGKKQKVKIYDFKRPDKFSKEQVRTVSSFHEAFARYTTTSLSALLRKMVHVHVASVDQLTYEEFIRSIPNPTTLAIINMDPLKGSAIFEVDPTIAFAIVDRLFGGDGDTIKDKSRDLTEIEQSVMESVIIRILANMREAWSQVVDLRPRFGHIEVNPQFAQIVPPTEMIILVTLEVKIGKVEGLMNFCLPYITIEPIVSKLSTRYWHSLIGVGTTSENLDALRERLENTNMPLIAEMGEVKLKVREILSLEKGDVINLENSPINKDLSLKVGTKQKFKCRMGLVGNKISVQVTEKVGDIKDFDLLKELTEEIE, from the coding sequence ATGGCGAGTAATCCAGGAGCATTGTCTCAAGATGATATAGATAGTCTTTTAGAGTCTATTAATTCATCTGATAGTTTATCATCGGATGATACACTTTCTAATGTTATATCTAGCCCTATGGGCAAGAAACAGAAGGTTAAAATTTATGATTTTAAGAGACCGGATAAGTTTTCAAAAGAACAAGTTAGAACAGTATCAAGTTTTCATGAGGCATTTGCAAGGTATACTACAACTTCTTTGTCTGCTCTTTTAAGGAAAATGGTACATGTACATGTGGCTTCAGTTGATCAGTTGACTTATGAAGAATTTATTAGGTCTATTCCAAATCCTACTACTTTAGCGATAATCAATATGGATCCTTTAAAGGGTTCTGCTATATTTGAAGTTGATCCTACTATTGCATTTGCAATAGTTGACAGACTTTTTGGTGGTGATGGGGATACTATTAAGGATAAGAGTAGAGACTTGACGGAAATAGAGCAATCTGTAATGGAGAGTGTTATTATTCGTATACTTGCTAATATGAGAGAAGCTTGGTCTCAGGTCGTTGACCTTAGGCCTCGGTTTGGTCATATAGAGGTCAATCCTCAGTTTGCCCAAATAGTGCCTCCAACAGAGATGATTATTTTGGTAACTCTTGAGGTTAAGATAGGTAAAGTTGAGGGACTTATGAACTTTTGCTTGCCTTATATTACAATAGAGCCTATTGTTTCTAAGCTTTCAACAAGATATTGGCATTCTTTAATTGGAGTGGGTACTACTAGTGAGAATCTTGATGCATTAAGAGAAAGACTTGAAAATACAAATATGCCTTTAATAGCGGAAATGGGAGAGGTTAAACTAAAGGTAAGAGAAATATTGTCTTTGGAAAAGGGAGATGTTATTAATCTTGAAAATTCTCCAATAAATAAAGATTTGAGTTTAAAGGTAGGGACTAAACAGAAGTTTAAATGTAGAATGGGTCTGGTAGGAAATAAGATTTCTGTTCAGGTTACGGAGAAGGTTGGTGATATAAAAGATTTTGATTTATTAAAAGAACTTACAGAAGAGATTGAATAG
- the fliL gene encoding flagellar basal body-associated protein FliL: MPENNDENMDVGSDGKKSALLPDIIIKILQIIAIGLFTVVIMIIVSYFVSKMVVSQSGAPNEFPIFSNEYLGKPPMLIWYESIDEIRGTTLDTPPKTFVIKLALGYAENNVNILNELGRQKVRLKDIIREYFSQRTAQEIKNESQIKAEIKARINSVLRNGEIKEIALTQIDIFDM; the protein is encoded by the coding sequence ATGCCTGAGAATAATGATGAGAATATGGATGTTGGGAGTGATGGGAAAAAAAGTGCTTTATTACCAGATATTATAATAAAAATTTTGCAAATAATAGCAATAGGATTATTTACTGTTGTTATTATGATTATAGTTTCTTATTTTGTATCTAAGATGGTAGTAAGTCAAAGTGGAGCACCTAATGAATTTCCAATTTTTTCTAATGAATATTTAGGAAAACCTCCTATGCTTATATGGTATGAGAGCATAGATGAGATTAGGGGAACTACTCTTGATACTCCTCCTAAAACTTTTGTAATAAAACTTGCTTTGGGATATGCTGAGAATAATGTAAATATTTTAAATGAACTTGGAAGACAAAAAGTAAGGTTAAAAGATATTATTAGAGAATATTTTAGTCAAAGGACAGCACAAGAGATAAAAAATGAGAGTCAGATTAAAGCAGAAATTAAGGCTAGGATTAATAGTGTTCTTAGAAATGGTGAAATAAAAGAGATTGCATTAACACAAATTGATATATTTGATATGTAA
- the motB gene encoding flagellar motor protein MotB: MALRTKKRSKCEEGAPDYMLTYGDMVTLLLVFFVTMFSLNDVIFKENILKIMSASFTGSGFFKGGKTLDIDKLSYLSNSFMSLPSTAKNKQASQTARNKSMIEFIEKIQSKSVIVRRLERGVIVSLLADTFFDTASAEVKLDGNRETIQKIASFIGFLDEQGYNFKIEGHTDNIDTGINEIWKSNWELSAARAVNMLEQILNYTDQSRIANIENKFEVSGLAGSRPIATDDTPEGRAYNRRIDILITSDSSLSTTKGINQ; this comes from the coding sequence ATGGCATTGAGGACTAAGAAGCGTTCAAAATGTGAAGAGGGTGCTCCTGATTATATGTTAACATATGGGGATATGGTTACCTTGTTGCTTGTTTTTTTTGTTACTATGTTTTCATTAAATGATGTTATTTTTAAAGAAAACATATTAAAGATAATGTCAGCTTCATTTACAGGTTCCGGATTTTTTAAAGGTGGAAAGACTTTAGATATAGATAAACTTTCTTATTTGAGTAATAGTTTTATGTCTTTACCTTCTACTGCTAAAAATAAACAAGCTTCTCAGACAGCTAGAAATAAGTCTATGATTGAATTTATTGAAAAAATTCAGTCTAAGAGTGTTATTGTTAGGCGTCTTGAACGAGGGGTTATTGTATCTCTTTTAGCAGATACTTTTTTTGATACAGCTAGTGCTGAAGTTAAGCTTGATGGAAATAGAGAGACTATACAAAAAATAGCATCTTTTATTGGTTTCCTAGATGAGCAAGGATATAATTTTAAGATTGAAGGACATACGGATAATATTGATACTGGTATAAATGAAATTTGGAAGAGTAATTGGGAGCTTTCAGCGGCAAGGGCAGTAAATATGCTAGAGCAGATTTTGAACTACACTGATCAGTCTAGGATAGCAAATATTGAGAATAAATTTGAGGTATCTGGGTTGGCAGGTAGCAGACCAATTGCTACAGATGATACACCTGAGGGTAGAGCTTATAACAGAAGAATAGATATTTTAATTACTAGTGATTCTTCTTTAAGTACTACTAAGGGTATTAATCAATAA